In Cicer arietinum cultivar CDC Frontier isolate Library 1 chromosome 7, Cicar.CDCFrontier_v2.0, whole genome shotgun sequence, the genomic window atagtttaaaaagaaattttttgtaCCGTAAagcttaattataatcttaaattcaATAAGggattaggggttactttgaaattaaaggttATGCCACTAatacattagggcaagaatataAAGAGAATTTGATAagaattcaataaaggaatttagtcactaggatcaaattagaaaccaaggttggattcgaagtgaaactcatccctgatatttttcttatgataaaggatcaattttattattgttgttaatttcaaatattatttcaatcaattcagaaactttttgttaaatttaagtaattaaatacaattcgatagtaaaacacaatccttgagtttgacactcgatactaccgttttattatcaCTTGCAAAGATTCAATACACTTGTTGAAATTCTATTATGTTTACAAGCTCTATGATCTTATCAAAAACAAGGTGGTAGTCAGCATGGATGTAAGAGTCATTGAACAAGAGAGTTGGGACTGGAAGCAAGAGACCAACAACAACCAACACTTGAAACAGACTTCTAGCAGCCTACACTGGAGCTGGGAACAGGAGACCAACAACATAAGTCAACCCATACAAATACCTTTGCAAGTGCAACATGATCATCAAACAGTGTGAACAAAGATGAAGAAAGGATAGAGATAAGCAAACATCGGAGAGCAAGACAACCAACAACACGTTTAAGAGAATTTGAAGTATACAATGACAATGAGATTGAAAAAAGTGGAGATCTAGTTCACTATGCCTTATTTGCAAATACAGAACCCTTGAATGTTGAAGAAGTCTTGAAGAAAGAATCCTGGAAGAAAGCAATGATGGAATAGATCAATGCAATTGAAAATAATCAAACCTGGTACTTGATTGACTTGCCTCCAAAATAGAAGCAAATTGGGGTAAAATGGGTCTACAAATTGAAGTTGAATCCAGATGGAAGAATTGCCAAatacaaagctagattggtGGCCAAGGGATTCCTACGAAGGGTAGACATAGACTATTCTGAAGTGTTTGCTCCAATGGTCATAATTGAAACAATTAGACTTGTAATAACATTGACCTGTGCTAAAGGCTGGATGATGTGCTAGcttgatgttaagtatgcattTCTGAATAGATTGTTGGAAAAGAGGTATATGTCTCTTAACCACCAAGATTTGTGATTAAGAGAAAGGAGGATAAAGTGTTCAGATTGAGGAAAGGTCTTTATGGTTTGAAGTAAGGCCCAAGAACTTGGAACAAAAGAATTGACTAATTCTTAATTGGCATTGGATTCGTCAAGTACATAGTGAAGTATCGATTTTATGTGAAGCATTTCATATTGAATGGAATGCATGCAATGATCATACTATGCTTATATGTTGATGACTTGTTAGTAACTGGCAGCAACAACAAGGCAATTCCAAAATTCAAAGAAATCATGAAGGATGAGTTTGAAATGATAGATTTGGGCAAACTGAGCTATTTTTTGGGCATGGAGTTTACTGAGACAAAAGAAGGATTGTTGATGCATTAGAAGAAATATGTTGGAGAGATCTTGAGAAGGTTTAATATGGTTGGTTGCAACCCTCCTGTCGCACTAATTGAAGTCAATCCAAATCTGGGAACATAAATTGAAGAAGAGCTGGTTGATTAGACCCTCTTCAACCAGGTTGTTGGCTCCCTAAGATACTTGTGCAACACAAGACATGATATATTTACAAGTTTGTAAAACAATGCATTATTAAAATACTTCCTCATCCTTAAATATAAGGTTCTCTTGAGAATTTTTCTTGTCTTGTTTTATAAGACCTCATTGAActttcaattatattattattattattattattattattattattattattattattattattattattattattattattattattattatcattattattattattattattatttattactattactattactattactattactattactattactattgaACAAGATGATGTAACATAAAGTCATAAAGtatctatatatttttctagattattaataatttaatgaaaagttagtgaaaatatctaaatattttcttaCTATGTGTTAAGAAATTAGAAGaaccaaaatcatatttttatgtgtgaaatatttttaaataccaCGTGTGtaacaataatttaaatctaagacaaaaagaattttcaacttttgaatttgacaaaactttttatttaagttcttacattgtttgagatttgatttgtcagaaaaatatttttctaagcaaagaatattcaatttaattattttaataataaaattatttttatcgtaataataactattgataaatattttacgAGTTTTAACTTAAGATTAAATTTATCTGCGAGCTGAATTGCGTCATATTGATATTTGTAGAGAAAATTAGTAATTTTACATAAAGTgagttttaacttttattagAGATAGATATTTTAAAAGAGAAGTAGTAAGCAATTTGCTCACAAACTTGCCACATctctttaaaatttaatgtgtGGCTCACATCACAGTGTGTTTCTAATAAATAGAGCTTAAAGTCACAAAATTTTACTCCAATCCCCCCTTCATGTTACAGCCACCTACGTACTCCTtcctttttatttcaaaattgtcttcttctcttttcttccatttttgaACTTCAAGGAAGCTTTCAATCACAAAACCTTCAACTATAAAGTTGTTTCACTACTTGAAAGGAATACAAAGAGCTAATGATCAATAGTTGAGGTAGCTATTTCTCCTATCTTTTCTCTCgggaaaaaatgattttgttatatAGGGAAGGATATCTAACTCCTAGTTATTGTGTTATCAACTGCAACTTAAGAAATTAATAGAAGggtatttttagaaaaatgtcattaaatgtaaataaattaattgacttttgtttatatttaaggtaaactaatatatattaacTCTCTCCGACCCAAAATAATTGatccatttataaaaataaagttgcCCAAAATAATTGACCATTtcaattttgaatatatttattttcaattgtatcatttaattaatattacttaaaTGATTTccaatacaatattttttattgtacatTTATGACATTGAAAGTATCAATACCAgatcatttgataaaaataatattctctctataatttatacatattttctaaatatatatgaaatgatgaaatgattcaattattttagaataaaacaGTATTTTTGGAAAGCAACTTGGCATTCATTTCCTTTCAAAAGCGGTTGAGATTATGGAAGACAGCGCTTACTTCTCAAATGCAAGTTGAAGTTGAATtccctttctttcctttctattcATTATAATCTCCAACCAAATAAGGAAAATTTGGTCATAGCAATAAATACTTTGACAGTATTATAAGCATAGTTTGCACCTCAACTCCATTATTGTTGCAATGCTAATCCAGGCGTATCCTCTGGCTTCTATAACCAGAAGCACATCCACACCAAAACCCATCCACCCTTATCATCTATCTACTTAGATAGTGCACAAACGtagcttaaaaataaaataaactgaTGGATAACAACACAATAGTATTCTGTCTGTTCTTTTTAGTCTCCTTCATGAGAGCAAGCACTTCACTTGACAGTTTAGCCGTTAATCAATCCATCAAAGATGGCGAAACATTAGTTTCAGCAAATGGAACTTTTGAAATGGGTTTCTTCAGCCCTGGAAAATCAAGAGGTCGATATTTAGGTATGTGGTACAAGAATTTAACCCCTGTAACCGTTGTCTGGGTAGCTAACAGGGAAACACCAGTGCACAATAATTCAGGAATCTTAAAACTCAATGAAGATGGAACTCTTGTGATTCTCAATGGCACAAACAACACCATTTGGTCCTCCAACACGACAACGAAAGAAGCGAAAAATTCAATAACTGCACAGCTCTTGGACACGGGAAATCTTGTGTTGAAAATTAGGCATGATAATATTTTGTGGCAGAGTTTTGATTATCCAAGTGATACATTATTACCTGGAGTGAAGCTTGGATGGAACTTAGTTACTGGTCTTAATAGGGTTCAATCGTCATGGAAAAGTGTAGATGATCCAGCAATGGGAGATTATACTAGTGGTGTTGACCTCAGAGGATATCCTCAAGTAGTTATTAAAAAGGGATCTGTCATAAGATTGAGAATAGGATCATGGAATGGACGTGCTTTTACTGGATATCCAACACAACCATTGAAACAAAagcaaaaatttgaattttttcagAATTCTAAAGAAGTGTATCATACCTATGAAGTCGTTGATAGCTCGGTTGTTTGCATATACAAACTATCACTTTCAGGAAATTTGCAGGCTATAGCTTGGACAAATCACTCAAGCAATAGGATAATTATCTACACTGGCGCGGAAGATTCATGTGATAATTACGCTATGTGTGGTGCTAATTCTGTATGCAATATGAATGGAAATGTTCCTAAATGTGAATGCTTGAAAGGTTATGTTCCTAAGTTTCCTGATCAATGGAATATATCATATTGGTCTAATGGTTgtgttacaaaaattaaatcagtTTGTGGAAACAATAACACAAGTGGTTTCTTGAAATATGGAGAAATGAAATTGCCAGACACGTCTTCATCATGGTATAATAAGAGTATGAACCTTGTGGAATGTCAAAAGTCATGTATGAAAAATTGTTCTTGTACAGCTTATGCAAATATGGATATCCGAAGAGGAGGTAGTGGTTGTCTTCTTTGGTTTGACGATCTTGTTGACATGAGACTAATTTCTCAATGGGGACAAGACCTCTATATCAGAGTCCCTTCTTCAGAATTAGGTACAAgttttatttatcattattttttgtcttcATTTGTCATACCTCTTGACTGCAATCTAGTCAGACACATCTCGACTGTCCGATCAAAATTGGACGGGCTGAATATTAAGTTTAGATTTTagattaaaaacaattaaaatccAACCTTAATATCTAgacaatttgatctttatcagatgattcagATGTGCTCGCTGCATTGCAGTCAACAGCATCAAATCGAATTCTGATTTTGCTTGCAACTTCCAACAAAGTTATTAGTGATGCTTGTGAATGTTAATATTTGCTCTGATGTTATTTTCTTAACTTTAacatcttctttctttttcttgctAGCTTTGCCAATTTAAATTTAGGGAAAGNNNNNNNNNNNNNNNNNNNNNNNNNNNNNNNNNNNNNNNNNNNNNNNNNNNNNNNNNNNNNNNNNNNNNNNNNNNNNNNNNNNNNNNNNNNNNNNNNNNNNNNNNNNNNNNNNNNNNNNNNNNNNNNNNNNNNNNNNNNNNNNNNNNNNNNNNCTTTTAGAAAGGCACTTGTGCACTTGTTAAGAGTATAATTATAGaattcaatattaaaataatattgaaaattgtgtatctaattgttaaaaagttcaaattttgttattttcagtacaatttttttattttattatttcttaacaAATGTACTAAGAAAGAAACTGGTCATATGATTTTGtgagatttatatatttaactgtTAATTATGTTTCCATATGTCAGACCACGTCACTGTTGATGTCCCTAGAAGCAAGAAGAAACTGTTGATGCGGATCATAATTGGCCTGAGTATTGTTGGATTTTTCACATTTGGCtgcataataatatttataaggaGAGgtaaattttgtattattttagaTACCCTAATAATATAAGAGAGTATGCAAGCATCCAATTAGTAGTGTGCATGATAATTTTTGGAGTaaataatcgatttttttttttgaaaattctaGTACATACTCCTCCAAAAATAGGAACACTTGTTTGTCATAATAGCTAAtactatgattttttttaattgtcattttaaGGTTATTTATATACAccaattaaattaacataaaattatttgtcttttagttatAATGgtcttaactatttattatcttattttacattttttttctctgcAATAAATACTTAAGAATACTTgtcaaaccaataataaatattactttGATCTTTAAAAacgacaaataaaaaaaataaaaaaataaaaacttaaaaagaaaCAGATAGAGTACTTAATGCTGTAATGTTACACATTTCAGTGACATTATTTCAACGGGGGCAAGTATATTCTAAATTGAGAAAGGAAGACGTGGATTTGCCAATGTTTGAATTTTCCGCCCTTGTTAAAGCCACTAATAACTTTTCTAGCGTAAATAAACTTGGGGAAGGTGGATTTGGACCGGTGTATAAGGTAATATAGACATATATACTCAATGAAGatatatttactttattattcTAAATTATATGGTTTCCAGGGCACATTAATAGATGGGAAGGAGGTAGCCATAAAACGTCACTCAAAGATATCAGAT contains:
- the LOC101500278 gene encoding G-type lectin S-receptor-like serine/threonine-protein kinase At4g27290 translates to MDNNTIVFCLFFLVSFMRASTSLDSLAVNQSIKDGETLVSANGTFEMGFFSPGKSRGRYLGMWYKNLTPVTVVWVANRETPVHNNSGILKLNEDGTLVILNGTNNTIWSSNTTTKEAKNSITAQLLDTGNLVLKIRHDNILWQSFDYPSDTLLPGVKLGWNLVTGLNRVQSSWKSVDDPAMGDYTSGVDLRGYPQVVIKKGSVIRLRIGSWNGRAFTGYPTQPLKQKQKFEFFQNSKEVYHTYEVVDSSVVCIYKLSLSGNLQAIAWTNHSSNRIIIYTGAEDSCDNYAMCGANSVCNMNGNVPKCECLKGYVPKFPDQWNISYWSNGCVTKIKSVCGNNNTSGFLKYGEMKLPDTSSSWYNKSMNLVECQKSCMKNCSCTAYANMDIRRGGSGCLLWFDDLVDMRLISQWGQDLYIRVPSSELDHVTVDVPRSKKKLLMRIIIGLSIVGFFTFGCIIIFIRRVTLFQRGQVYSKLRKEDVDLPMFEFSALVKATNNFSSVNKLGEGGFGPVYKGTLIDGKEVAIKRHSKISDQGLEEFKNEVVLIAKLQHRNLVKLLGCCIHREELLLIYEYLPNKSLDYFIFDESRSKLLAWPHRSHIIVGIARGLLYLHQDSRLRIIHRDLKTSNILLDAHMNSKISDFGLARTFGSDQVEAKTKKMIGTYGYMPPEYAVHGRYSMKSDVFSFGVIILEIISGNKIKGFYDSEHSLNLLGHAWKLWNDNMPLELLDTHLFEMCVSSEVIRCIHVGLLCVQQNPGDRPDMSSVILMLNGEKLLPQPKAPGFYTQSSSPETMSPSSNQMSLTDFEAR